From Juglans regia cultivar Chandler chromosome 8, Walnut 2.0, whole genome shotgun sequence, the proteins below share one genomic window:
- the LOC109005116 gene encoding GDSL esterase/lipase At1g29670-like isoform X1 → MAYWLVILGKLQLAALILLVSSFLQQHFANGQPLQVPCFFIFGDSLSDNGNNNNLKTTANSNYQPYGIDFPKGRPTGRFTNGRNLLDFIAEELGFPEDSIPPYAKLATVGPVEKALKGVNYASGAAGILNESGRTRGDRIPMNEQLTNHQKTVSRIINKLGKKNATQLLNKCIYSVAIGTNDYINNYFLPQFYPASRIYTPSQYAEILLRKLSQQLRTLHRRKARKVVVYGLGLLGCIPYEVKMYGANISGCVDKINEAVMLFNNGLKSLVSDLNNNHTINATFIFINSTGISLTSSPGSITVSNAACCQVSEASAPQCIRSGKTCSNRTQYAFWDEAHPTEAAYSATAARAYRALLPTDSYPFDIQRLAQL, encoded by the exons ATGGCATATTGGCTTGTAATACTAGGGAAGCTGCAGCTTGCTGCTTTGATCTTGCTGGTGTCAAGTTTCCTGCAGCAACATTTTGCCAATGGTCAGCCCCTGCAAGTACCTTGTTTCTTCATATTTGGGGATTCCCTTTCCGATAATGGGAATAATAACAACCTTAAGACGACGGCAAACTCCAATTATCAACCATATGGGATTGATTTCCCCAAAGGCCGGCCGACTGGGAGGTTTACCAACGGTCGTAATCTGCTGGATTTCATTg CGGAAGAACTGGGTTTTCCTGAGGATTCCATCCCTCCCTACGCTAAATTAGCTACCGTCGGACCGGTGGAGAAGGCTCTTAAGGGTGTGAATTATGCATCTGGCGCAGCGGGGATTCTGAATGAATCTGGAAGAACACgg gGTGATCGGATACCCATGAATGAGCAGTTGACAAATCACCAAAAAACGGTGTCGCGCATTATCAACAAGTTGGGAAAGAAGAACGCCACTCAACTCCTAAACAAATGCATATACTCGGTTGCAATCGGCACTAATGACTACATCAATAACTACTTCTTGCCGCAGTTCTACCCTGCTAGTCGCATATATACCCCTTCTCAATACGCTGAAATTCTCCTTCGAAAACTCTCTCAGCAATTAAGG ACTTTGCACAGGCGTAAAGCAAGGAAAGTAGTCGTTTATGGACTGGGTCTGCTCGGTTGTATTCCGTATGAAGTGAAAATGTACGGAGCTAACATTTCTGGATGTGTCGACAAAATCAACGAGGCAGTCATGCTTTTCAATAATGGGCTTAAATCACTGGTGTCCGACCTCAATAACAATCACACCATTAATGCTACTTTTATATTCATAAACTCTACTGGAATTTCGTTAACCAGCTCTCCAG GTTCCATTACAGTCTCAAATGCGGCCTGCTGTCAAGTGTCGGAGGCCTCGGCGCCGCAATGCATACGCTCTGGAAAGACATGCAGCAACAGGACCCAATATGCTTTCTGGGATGAAGCGCATCCAACTGAAGCCGCATATTCGGCTACTGCGGCAAGAGCATACAGAGCTCTGCTTCCAACTGATTCTTATCCATTTGATATTCAACGCCTCGCCCAGCTCTAa
- the LOC109005116 gene encoding GDSL esterase/lipase At1g29670-like isoform X2 produces MAYWLVILGKLQLAALILLVSSFLQQHFANGQPLQVPCFFIFGDSLSDNGNNNNLKTTANSNYQPYGIDFPKGRPTGRFTNAEELGFPEDSIPPYAKLATVGPVEKALKGVNYASGAAGILNESGRTRGDRIPMNEQLTNHQKTVSRIINKLGKKNATQLLNKCIYSVAIGTNDYINNYFLPQFYPASRIYTPSQYAEILLRKLSQQLRTLHRRKARKVVVYGLGLLGCIPYEVKMYGANISGCVDKINEAVMLFNNGLKSLVSDLNNNHTINATFIFINSTGISLTSSPGSITVSNAACCQVSEASAPQCIRSGKTCSNRTQYAFWDEAHPTEAAYSATAARAYRALLPTDSYPFDIQRLAQL; encoded by the exons ATGGCATATTGGCTTGTAATACTAGGGAAGCTGCAGCTTGCTGCTTTGATCTTGCTGGTGTCAAGTTTCCTGCAGCAACATTTTGCCAATGGTCAGCCCCTGCAAGTACCTTGTTTCTTCATATTTGGGGATTCCCTTTCCGATAATGGGAATAATAACAACCTTAAGACGACGGCAAACTCCAATTATCAACCATATGGGATTGATTTCCCCAAAGGCCGGCCGACTGGGAGGTTTACCAACG CGGAAGAACTGGGTTTTCCTGAGGATTCCATCCCTCCCTACGCTAAATTAGCTACCGTCGGACCGGTGGAGAAGGCTCTTAAGGGTGTGAATTATGCATCTGGCGCAGCGGGGATTCTGAATGAATCTGGAAGAACACgg gGTGATCGGATACCCATGAATGAGCAGTTGACAAATCACCAAAAAACGGTGTCGCGCATTATCAACAAGTTGGGAAAGAAGAACGCCACTCAACTCCTAAACAAATGCATATACTCGGTTGCAATCGGCACTAATGACTACATCAATAACTACTTCTTGCCGCAGTTCTACCCTGCTAGTCGCATATATACCCCTTCTCAATACGCTGAAATTCTCCTTCGAAAACTCTCTCAGCAATTAAGG ACTTTGCACAGGCGTAAAGCAAGGAAAGTAGTCGTTTATGGACTGGGTCTGCTCGGTTGTATTCCGTATGAAGTGAAAATGTACGGAGCTAACATTTCTGGATGTGTCGACAAAATCAACGAGGCAGTCATGCTTTTCAATAATGGGCTTAAATCACTGGTGTCCGACCTCAATAACAATCACACCATTAATGCTACTTTTATATTCATAAACTCTACTGGAATTTCGTTAACCAGCTCTCCAG GTTCCATTACAGTCTCAAATGCGGCCTGCTGTCAAGTGTCGGAGGCCTCGGCGCCGCAATGCATACGCTCTGGAAAGACATGCAGCAACAGGACCCAATATGCTTTCTGGGATGAAGCGCATCCAACTGAAGCCGCATATTCGGCTACTGCGGCAAGAGCATACAGAGCTCTGCTTCCAACTGATTCTTATCCATTTGATATTCAACGCCTCGCCCAGCTCTAa